In a genomic window of Temperatibacter marinus:
- a CDS encoding helix-turn-helix domain-containing protein — MSGKIMVNLLPTILYSCMLGMTFFALLETFKRPRKRQSIFLLGLFILLLIHIAGELFIYSGAYVYAPSLAGIQLPLRVLLGPAFYFYAHATMSPDKALGKHIWMVALSGPVVVLVAMLPFLLMMSPEAKLALANPATRDPDLWGIAVFTCLFSTAIFIVFTFAFLAKTLKLHSTHQKQLLERYAEVEQRSVAWIRPVIAIWGVAWLLYATEFSLGAIGWYWAGSGIVLPLLETIALAFFIQKSLSQKILNGSEKGLPLNRPARTALLSAEKMEGIAAKLQQVMTEEKAYLLENLSLNKLSALTRVSENHISETLSQYLGTNFFHFVNDYRIEEAKKALLNKDKLVISIAYEVGFNSKSTFNTAFKKRVGQNPAAYRRSHL; from the coding sequence ATGTCTGGTAAAATAATGGTTAATCTCTTACCCACGATCCTTTATTCCTGCATGCTTGGGATGACATTTTTTGCACTCCTAGAAACCTTTAAGAGGCCAAGGAAAAGACAGTCCATTTTTCTTCTTGGCCTTTTCATACTCTTATTAATTCATATTGCGGGCGAACTTTTTATTTATTCAGGCGCTTATGTCTATGCTCCCTCTTTGGCGGGCATACAGCTGCCTCTTCGGGTTTTACTGGGACCGGCTTTTTACTTTTATGCTCATGCGACCATGTCACCGGATAAAGCCTTAGGCAAACATATTTGGATGGTTGCTCTATCGGGACCAGTTGTTGTACTGGTGGCCATGTTACCTTTTCTGTTGATGATGAGCCCCGAAGCAAAGTTGGCGCTTGCAAATCCGGCTACACGAGATCCAGACCTTTGGGGGATCGCAGTATTTACCTGTCTGTTCTCGACGGCTATTTTTATTGTGTTCACTTTTGCTTTCTTAGCAAAGACTCTTAAGCTTCATTCTACCCACCAGAAGCAATTGCTCGAACGTTATGCAGAGGTTGAACAGCGTTCAGTGGCATGGATTAGACCGGTCATCGCGATTTGGGGCGTGGCTTGGCTGCTTTATGCGACGGAGTTTTCACTAGGAGCAATAGGCTGGTATTGGGCTGGCTCTGGTATTGTTTTGCCTCTCTTAGAAACTATAGCTTTGGCCTTCTTTATCCAAAAATCTTTAAGTCAAAAAATCCTAAATGGTTCTGAAAAGGGCCTTCCCCTAAATCGCCCGGCCAGAACTGCCTTATTAAGTGCTGAGAAAATGGAGGGTATCGCTGCAAAATTACAGCAAGTGATGACAGAAGAGAAAGCCTATTTGCTTGAAAATTTGTCTTTAAATAAATTGTCTGCACTCACAAGAGTCTCTGAAAATCATATCTCGGAAACCCTGTCTCAATATTTGGGAACAAACTTTTTTCACTTTGTGAATGATTACAGAATTGAAGAGGCAAAAAAGGCGCTGCTCAATAAAGATAAGTTGGTAATTTCTATCGCTTACGAAGTGGGGTTCAACTCTAAATCTACTTTTAATACAGCTTTTAAAAAACGAGTTGGGCAAAACCCTGCTGCTTACAGGAGGTCGCATTTATAA
- a CDS encoding substrate-binding periplasmic protein → MVKRSYPFLLFSVYVLSLFSDQDALAYEDKDVIKVGITAQVKPYVIDNDKAKGLDLELLNAIFSEMAYSTQYYSIPYRRQATVMNNRNIDAIAVWLFDDLDCFVSEPYRMWYNILVSLDRGLETDVQSLSDLKEGDIAAFYRANETILGFKETPLAKFSLLKFAPNAKLALRMLRANRMRAYIGDIYGISYYQKNDQDSQKSVKLKNLYQFKPNPQYLCFRDENLRDRFNQVTKKLRATNILEDIETKYGKDLLLQ, encoded by the coding sequence ATGGTTAAAAGGTCGTATCCATTTTTACTGTTTAGCGTCTATGTCTTGTCCCTTTTCAGCGATCAAGATGCGCTAGCCTATGAGGATAAAGATGTCATTAAAGTTGGGATTACGGCCCAAGTGAAACCCTATGTTATTGATAATGACAAAGCTAAGGGACTAGATCTTGAGTTACTTAATGCCATTTTTAGTGAGATGGCTTATTCCACGCAGTACTATAGCATTCCTTACCGCCGACAAGCGACAGTAATGAACAATCGCAACATTGATGCTATAGCGGTTTGGCTCTTTGATGATTTAGACTGCTTTGTTTCTGAACCTTATAGAATGTGGTATAATATCTTAGTGAGCTTAGACCGTGGTCTGGAAACGGATGTCCAAAGTTTGTCAGACTTGAAAGAAGGGGATATCGCTGCTTTTTACAGAGCGAATGAGACAATATTAGGTTTTAAAGAGACTCCTTTAGCGAAATTCTCTTTATTAAAGTTCGCTCCGAATGCGAAACTAGCCCTACGCATGCTCAGAGCCAATAGAATGCGGGCTTATATTGGCGATATATACGGGATTAGCTATTATCAAAAAAACGATCAGGATTCCCAAAAATCAGTGAAGCTAAAAAACCTTTATCAGTTTAAGCCTAATCCACAATATCTATGTTTCAGAGATGAAAATTTAAGGGACCGCTTTAACCAAGTAACAAAAAAACTTAGAGCGACAAATATCTTAGAAGATATTGAAACAAAATATGGTAAAGATTTACTGCTACAGTAG
- a CDS encoding GNAT family N-acetyltransferase, giving the protein MKITYRPSTDLPAAAGLTFSNMRAYYEHYSAGWDVNTIIEQTADLENVDILVDQKVAGLFRLHFDREGCNLRDLQIEASYQSRGIGQHALDEIKRRAELSQSNQIKLRVFKMSPAVRLYERNGYHVITEDDRFYNMALCLSGARKT; this is encoded by the coding sequence ATGAAGATAACTTATAGACCCTCAACAGATCTCCCTGCTGCCGCTGGCCTTACATTTAGTAATATGCGCGCCTATTACGAACATTATTCTGCGGGATGGGATGTGAATACTATAATCGAGCAGACAGCGGATCTAGAAAATGTTGACATTTTGGTTGACCAGAAAGTGGCGGGGCTCTTTCGCCTCCACTTTGACCGTGAGGGATGCAATCTAAGGGATCTTCAGATTGAGGCGTCTTATCAAAGTAGAGGGATTGGTCAGCACGCTTTGGATGAAATAAAACGTAGGGCAGAGCTCTCTCAATCGAACCAAATAAAGCTGCGTGTCTTTAAGATGAGTCCCGCTGTGCGACTTTATGAGCGAAACGGTTATCATGTCATTACAGAAGATGATAGATTTTACAATATGGCCTTATGTCTCTCTGGTGCACGTAAGACTTGA
- a CDS encoding AraC family transcriptional regulator produces MTDEKIALDQAIKSYPIEQIFDCLSDTVFFIKDRRGRYAVSNNTLALRCGLNDKSLLIGKTPSELMGKAFGKRYEAQDNALLRKGVAVVDQLELHLFANQTAGWCITNKKPLLDKDGKVIGIVGISQDLKQPDLSHSEMKKLTGVIEFVQDNLSLPPTVESLTKVANLSRFQLDLRMQRIFGLTAGQWILKQRIEEARKLLMYSAHSLVDVAMQVGYSDQSTFTRQFRKTTGMTPLKFRRSSL; encoded by the coding sequence ATGACAGATGAGAAAATAGCGCTAGACCAAGCAATCAAATCATATCCCATTGAGCAAATTTTCGATTGCTTGAGTGATACTGTTTTCTTTATTAAAGATCGACGGGGCCGATATGCTGTTTCCAACAATACGTTAGCGCTGCGCTGTGGACTGAATGATAAAAGTCTTCTTATAGGCAAAACTCCTTCTGAGCTGATGGGAAAAGCTTTTGGCAAAAGATACGAAGCTCAGGATAATGCTCTTCTAAGAAAGGGTGTTGCTGTGGTTGATCAATTAGAGCTTCATTTATTCGCAAATCAAACTGCGGGATGGTGTATTACAAATAAGAAGCCACTGTTGGATAAAGACGGCAAGGTTATTGGCATTGTCGGCATTTCACAAGACTTGAAACAGCCAGACCTCTCTCATTCAGAGATGAAGAAATTGACTGGCGTGATCGAATTTGTTCAAGATAATCTATCCCTCCCTCCCACTGTGGAAAGTTTAACAAAAGTAGCCAATTTATCGCGCTTTCAATTGGATCTAAGAATGCAACGCATATTCGGCCTCACTGCAGGACAATGGATATTAAAGCAGAGAATTGAAGAGGCGCGAAAGCTGCTGATGTATAGCGCTCATTCCCTTGTCGATGTTGCCATGCAAGTAGGCTATTCAGACCAAAGTACCTTCACGCGACAATTTCGTAAAACGACAGGCATGACACCGTTGAAGTTTAGGCGGTCTAGCCTCTAG
- a CDS encoding dihydrodipicolinate synthase family protein encodes MTSQKNIFSGCMPALMTPCNSKGIPDFNALVSTGKSLIQEGMDAVIYCGSMGDWPLLTDEQRCKGVESLCQNNIPTIVGTGAQNTERAAAISAHASAQGATGLMVIPRVMSRGSSSQAQYFHFKEILSAAPDLPAVIYNSPYYGFETKADLFFKLRDEHSNLVGFKEFGGSHSLSYAAEHITGTDDDLSLMIGVDTQVFHGYVNCGAKGAITGVGNALPVQVLRLVELCKRAARGDAQARVLAKQLDDALHVLATFDEGPDLVLYYKHLMVLEGHQEYTHQIYAQDYLSASQKTFIEQQWSLFKAWWASWPGAVD; translated from the coding sequence ATGACATCGCAAAAAAATATCTTCTCTGGCTGTATGCCAGCCCTTATGACGCCTTGTAATTCAAAAGGTATACCCGATTTTAACGCATTGGTGAGTACGGGAAAATCCTTAATTCAGGAAGGCATGGATGCAGTAATTTATTGTGGCTCTATGGGGGATTGGCCTTTGTTGACGGACGAACAGCGTTGTAAAGGTGTTGAGAGTTTATGCCAAAATAATATTCCTACAATTGTAGGAACAGGAGCTCAAAATACGGAAAGAGCGGCGGCTATATCTGCACACGCAAGTGCGCAGGGTGCTACTGGGTTAATGGTTATTCCTCGTGTGATGTCGCGCGGTAGTTCATCACAGGCTCAATATTTCCACTTCAAAGAAATTCTGAGTGCAGCCCCAGATTTACCTGCCGTGATTTATAATAGCCCCTATTATGGATTTGAGACAAAAGCGGATTTGTTTTTTAAGCTCAGAGATGAGCATAGTAATCTTGTGGGCTTTAAAGAATTTGGAGGCAGTCATTCATTGAGCTATGCCGCCGAACATATCACAGGAACAGATGACGATTTATCCCTAATGATCGGTGTGGATACGCAAGTCTTTCATGGCTATGTAAATTGCGGTGCAAAGGGCGCTATTACAGGTGTTGGCAATGCGCTTCCTGTTCAAGTTCTTCGTCTCGTAGAGTTGTGTAAAAGAGCCGCACGGGGAGATGCTCAAGCGCGGGTTCTTGCCAAGCAATTGGACGATGCCCTTCATGTGTTGGCAACCTTTGATGAGGGGCCCGATCTGGTGCTCTACTATAAGCATCTAATGGTGCTCGAAGGCCATCAGGAATATACCCATCAGATCTATGCCCAAGATTATTTGTCTGCGTCTCAAAAAACATTCATTGAGCAGCAATGGTCTCTGTTTAAAGCTTGGTGGGCAAGCTGGCCTGGCGCTGTTGATTAA
- a CDS encoding proline racemase family protein has translation MRVIDSHTGGQPTRVLIDVSLPLGSGSVAEQLSVLRSQRDDIRRETVLDPKCSDAMVGALVVPPQDSRCSAGVIFFNSAGYLGMCGHGLIGLMVTLYYLGRIDQGDHFIETPVGIVKTTLTGPNQVSFVNVESFCFQKDVRVTGSSLACEEKPIVGDVAWGGNWFFLVETSPLSLCTANISSLTDYGFAIRRALKELGITGLHGEEIDHIEFFEKPETGHANSKNFVLCPGGAYDRSPCGTGTSAKLACLAERHALAPGDEWVQESIVGSQFKATYEPAQAKGIIPTIAGEAYIFADATLIQQSGDPFQKGIKW, from the coding sequence ATGCGCGTGATCGATTCTCATACTGGCGGGCAGCCAACACGGGTACTTATCGACGTGTCTCTCCCCTTAGGGTCAGGGTCTGTTGCAGAACAATTATCAGTGTTGAGGTCTCAACGAGATGACATCAGAAGAGAGACCGTTCTGGATCCGAAATGTTCTGATGCCATGGTCGGCGCTTTGGTTGTTCCCCCTCAGGATAGCCGGTGCTCGGCGGGTGTGATCTTCTTCAATTCAGCAGGCTATCTTGGTATGTGCGGGCATGGCCTTATTGGTTTAATGGTTACGCTGTATTATTTGGGCCGAATAGACCAAGGGGATCATTTCATTGAAACGCCTGTGGGTATTGTTAAGACAACACTCACAGGGCCAAACCAAGTCAGTTTTGTCAATGTGGAAAGTTTTTGTTTTCAAAAAGATGTACGTGTTACTGGCTCCTCACTAGCCTGTGAGGAAAAACCCATTGTCGGCGATGTCGCGTGGGGGGGGAACTGGTTTTTCTTGGTGGAAACGTCTCCCCTTAGTCTCTGTACTGCAAATATTTCTTCTTTAACGGACTATGGGTTTGCCATTCGTCGGGCTCTAAAAGAGTTAGGGATTACGGGACTACACGGAGAAGAAATTGATCATATTGAGTTCTTTGAAAAACCGGAAACTGGCCATGCCAATAGCAAAAATTTTGTTCTTTGCCCAGGCGGAGCTTATGACCGCTCTCCATGCGGGACGGGCACTAGTGCAAAACTTGCTTGTTTGGCAGAGCGGCATGCGCTTGCCCCGGGGGATGAGTGGGTGCAAGAAAGTATTGTAGGCAGTCAATTTAAAGCGACGTATGAGCCTGCACAGGCAAAGGGAATCATCCCTACCATTGCAGGAGAAGCTTATATATTTGCTGACGCAACGCTGATTCAGCAGAGCGGAGATCCGTTTCAAAAAGGGATCAAATGGTAA
- a CDS encoding NAD(P)/FAD-dependent oxidoreductase, which translates to MSDSKGNILIVGAGIIGIACAHYLHEDGYQVTVIDKGSVAGACSRSNCGHILPSHILPLNNISALKTAFFSLFKKKAAFKITPSMDTRFLRWLWHFIRCCFGGKQSATQGLYNLLSSSFDEYKALISSMMIKCDWQQNGLLYLFKSPSKISEFQSVNAWCRDHFNVEAQFLKEDELSAFDPAIADAMAGGFFYAEDGHLRPDLLAQEWAAALKKQGVTFIEDCELLGLETVGRRVTTAQTSQQEFHPDHLVLATGAYSQNLERHFKASIPIQPGKGYSLTLKKPKVSPRISMVLPEVNIAITPFSHQLRLGSIMEFSGFDDSIPEFRMQQLQEDVQPYLKSNLSGPATEKWCGWRPMTWDSLPMIGRAPLMENTFFAVGHNMIGLMTAPATGKLIAEMISGTSTHIPATPFSPNRFQ; encoded by the coding sequence ATGTCTGACAGCAAAGGAAACATTCTGATTGTCGGCGCGGGCATTATTGGAATTGCTTGTGCCCATTACCTTCATGAAGACGGGTATCAGGTGACAGTTATCGACAAAGGTAGTGTCGCTGGGGCTTGTTCTCGGAGTAACTGTGGTCATATTCTACCCAGCCATATTCTGCCCCTAAACAACATTAGCGCCCTCAAAACTGCCTTTTTTTCTCTTTTCAAAAAAAAAGCAGCCTTTAAAATTACGCCTTCTATGGATACTCGTTTTCTGCGCTGGTTATGGCATTTTATACGCTGCTGTTTTGGTGGAAAACAATCTGCAACGCAGGGGCTCTATAATTTACTCTCCTCTTCATTTGATGAATATAAAGCCTTAATCTCCAGCATGATGATTAAGTGCGATTGGCAGCAAAACGGTTTGTTATATCTGTTTAAAAGCCCCTCGAAAATTTCAGAATTTCAATCCGTGAATGCTTGGTGCCGCGATCACTTCAATGTAGAAGCACAATTTTTGAAGGAAGATGAATTGTCGGCCTTTGATCCAGCCATTGCTGATGCCATGGCTGGCGGGTTTTTCTATGCAGAAGACGGACATTTGCGCCCTGACCTGTTGGCTCAAGAGTGGGCCGCAGCGCTTAAAAAACAGGGTGTAACATTTATTGAAGACTGTGAATTGTTGGGGCTTGAAACAGTTGGCAGGAGAGTCACGACGGCGCAGACATCTCAACAGGAATTTCATCCTGATCATCTTGTTCTTGCCACTGGGGCTTACAGTCAGAACCTAGAGCGGCATTTCAAAGCCAGCATCCCAATACAGCCAGGCAAAGGGTATTCACTGACCCTTAAAAAACCAAAGGTTAGTCCTAGGATTTCAATGGTTTTGCCTGAAGTTAATATTGCTATTACCCCTTTTAGCCATCAACTGCGGCTAGGGTCTATTATGGAATTTTCTGGATTTGATGACAGCATTCCAGAATTTAGAATGCAGCAATTGCAAGAAGATGTTCAGCCCTACTTGAAGAGCAATTTATCGGGTCCGGCCACTGAAAAATGGTGTGGATGGCGACCCATGACATGGGATAGCCTGCCAATGATTGGAAGAGCTCCCTTGATGGAAAATACATTCTTTGCAGTCGGTCATAATATGATTGGCTTGATGACAGCCCCTGCGACGGGGAAGCTGATTGCAGAAATGATATCTGGTACTTCAACGCATATTCCAGCAACACCATTTTCACCCAATAGATTTCAATGA
- a CDS encoding aldehyde dehydrogenase family protein, giving the protein MKQYHNYINGDWIEAIDSQANINPSDLGDTLGHYARADQKQTQEAIDCAHHAFQSWSMSSIQTRFNCLDMIGSEILARKEELGSLLAREEGKPIAEATGEVIRAGQIFKFYAGEALRLQGEHLPSVRPNISVEVNRSPLGVVGIITPWNFPIAIPAWKIAPALAYGNTVVFKPAELTPGSAWALAEIISRSGLPEGVFNLVMGAGTTVGQTFINSPKVAGITFTGSQSTGGRVAQACVSRGAKFQLEMGGKNPLVVLKDSNLTTAVEYALNGAYFSTGQRCTASSRLIIEDAIHDQFVDALTEKLTALKVGNALDKTTQLGPVASQSQLDQNMKYIAIGQDEGATEHVRGGCLDLATPGHYMSPSLFIETDNKARINQEEIFGPIATTIRVADLEEAIATANDTPFGLSAGICTASLSSATKFKTECEAGMVMINLPTAGVDYHVPFGGTKQSSYGSREQGRYAAEFYTSVKTAYIGT; this is encoded by the coding sequence ATGAAACAATATCATAATTATATCAATGGCGACTGGATAGAAGCTATTGATAGTCAAGCCAACATTAACCCCTCAGATTTAGGGGACACACTCGGTCACTATGCGAGAGCGGATCAAAAGCAGACGCAAGAGGCGATTGACTGTGCGCACCATGCCTTTCAGAGTTGGTCAATGTCATCTATTCAAACAAGGTTCAACTGTCTAGATATGATAGGATCCGAAATTCTTGCACGAAAGGAAGAGCTTGGCTCTCTTTTGGCGAGGGAAGAAGGAAAACCAATAGCTGAGGCGACGGGGGAGGTTATTCGGGCAGGGCAGATTTTTAAATTCTATGCCGGCGAAGCTTTGAGACTGCAGGGCGAGCATCTCCCTTCAGTTCGGCCGAATATCAGTGTAGAGGTCAATCGATCCCCTCTTGGTGTTGTGGGTATTATTACCCCTTGGAATTTCCCTATTGCTATTCCTGCTTGGAAGATTGCACCGGCTCTTGCTTATGGAAATACAGTTGTTTTTAAACCGGCAGAACTGACACCCGGTTCCGCTTGGGCTCTAGCAGAGATTATTTCTAGGTCCGGTTTACCAGAAGGGGTTTTCAACCTAGTAATGGGAGCCGGTACTACAGTGGGTCAAACTTTTATTAATTCCCCAAAAGTAGCTGGAATTACATTTACAGGGTCGCAGTCTACAGGGGGAAGAGTGGCACAGGCTTGTGTGTCTCGGGGCGCTAAGTTTCAATTGGAAATGGGGGGCAAGAACCCCTTAGTTGTTCTGAAGGACAGTAATTTAACCACAGCAGTAGAGTATGCGTTGAACGGCGCCTATTTTTCTACAGGGCAGCGCTGTACAGCATCGTCGCGCTTGATCATTGAGGATGCCATACATGATCAATTTGTTGATGCATTGACAGAAAAACTGACAGCCCTGAAAGTTGGGAATGCTCTTGATAAAACGACCCAATTAGGTCCCGTCGCAAGCCAAAGCCAGTTGGATCAAAATATGAAATATATTGCCATCGGCCAAGACGAAGGGGCTACTGAACATGTAAGGGGAGGCTGCTTAGATCTGGCCACTCCAGGGCATTATATGTCTCCCTCTTTGTTTATTGAAACGGATAATAAAGCGCGGATTAATCAAGAGGAAATTTTCGGTCCAATTGCAACAACTATTCGAGTGGCTGATTTAGAGGAAGCGATTGCGACCGCGAATGATACGCCTTTTGGTTTATCAGCTGGAATTTGTACAGCTTCTCTTTCATCCGCTACGAAATTTAAGACTGAGTGTGAAGCTGGGATGGTAATGATCAATTTACCCACAGCTGGGGTTGATTATCATGTTCCTTTTGGAGGGACAAAACAGTCAAGCTATGGGTCAAGAGAACAGGGGCGTTATGCAGCTGAATTTTATACCTCTGTGAAAACAGCCTATATCGGAACATAA
- a CDS encoding N-acyl-D-amino-acid deacylase family protein, whose product MNLLTKFFSLSLGALLASNFSPSAFVAQKSEAPAVHLDQLFVGGLVYDGSGQAPRKADVGLKGDTIVFIGQSQELSFSAKKIIDIRGQWIAPGFIDMHSHANLETDYGHKALPFLYQGITTTVVGVDGFGTHKISERMKSWEDRGLGINALAYVGHGSIRQTVMGKENRKPNQKELEQMITLVNAGMEEGAFGLSTGLFYVPGTYAGTQEVIALAKAAAAFEGALYDTHDRDLGAVYKGVGYDASVREGIEIIESAGIRGIFSHFNLQGLHNYGRGDVGAGYINEARKRGVDVWAAQHPYTATQSRLSAYTIPSWAAAGGQEAMNARFDNAGQSARILSVTNEMLQIRGGAEKILFTDPRPSLSGKTLAAVAADLEISPAYAAQHILRKGEAYVMNLDLYDANNTQRLAMEPWMMTCTDGATPRPDQEKTHPRAYGAFPMKYRLFFREQSLLTPEFLIRSFSGLAADFLGLKARGYIREGYKADLVIFNPEQYRDLATYENPKLFSQGMQHVLVNGIYAIFEGHMTGNLAGRPLRRSGSN is encoded by the coding sequence ATGAATCTTCTCACTAAATTTTTTTCACTTTCATTGGGCGCTCTGTTAGCTTCTAACTTTTCACCTTCAGCCTTTGTAGCGCAGAAGAGCGAGGCCCCTGCTGTTCATCTCGATCAACTTTTTGTGGGAGGATTAGTGTATGATGGTAGTGGACAAGCACCCCGAAAAGCAGATGTAGGCCTTAAGGGGGATACAATTGTTTTTATCGGTCAGTCCCAAGAGCTCTCCTTTTCAGCAAAAAAAATCATTGATATTAGGGGGCAATGGATTGCCCCAGGTTTTATTGATATGCATAGCCATGCCAATTTAGAGACGGATTACGGCCATAAAGCACTGCCTTTTTTGTATCAAGGGATTACCACCACTGTTGTCGGTGTCGATGGCTTTGGCACTCATAAAATTTCAGAAAGAATGAAAAGTTGGGAGGACCGAGGTCTAGGGATCAATGCGCTGGCCTATGTGGGGCATGGCTCTATACGTCAAACTGTGATGGGAAAGGAAAATCGCAAGCCTAATCAGAAAGAGCTTGAGCAGATGATCACTCTGGTAAACGCCGGTATGGAAGAAGGAGCTTTCGGCCTTTCAACAGGGCTCTTTTATGTCCCTGGAACTTATGCCGGAACGCAGGAAGTGATTGCGCTGGCAAAAGCTGCTGCTGCTTTTGAAGGGGCTCTTTATGATACTCATGATCGAGATTTAGGTGCTGTCTATAAAGGTGTTGGTTACGATGCGTCTGTGAGAGAGGGTATAGAGATCATCGAATCTGCTGGCATACGGGGTATTTTTAGCCACTTTAACCTACAGGGCCTGCACAATTACGGCAGAGGGGATGTGGGGGCAGGGTATATTAATGAAGCCAGAAAACGTGGGGTTGATGTATGGGCTGCTCAACATCCTTATACAGCAACTCAAAGTCGCCTTAGTGCCTATACTATTCCAAGTTGGGCTGCAGCCGGTGGACAAGAGGCAATGAATGCTCGATTTGATAATGCAGGCCAGTCTGCGAGAATACTTTCAGTAACCAATGAGATGCTGCAAATTCGGGGGGGTGCAGAAAAAATCTTATTCACAGATCCGCGACCAAGTTTGAGTGGTAAAACCCTAGCCGCAGTCGCCGCTGACCTAGAAATCTCCCCAGCTTATGCTGCGCAACATATTTTGCGAAAAGGGGAAGCCTATGTGATGAATTTGGACCTCTACGATGCCAATAATACACAGCGCCTTGCTATGGAGCCGTGGATGATGACATGCACTGACGGCGCAACACCGCGGCCAGATCAAGAAAAAACACATCCAAGGGCTTATGGAGCGTTTCCTATGAAGTATCGTCTTTTCTTCAGAGAACAATCCTTACTGACACCAGAATTTTTAATTCGGAGCTTTTCAGGCTTGGCTGCGGATTTTTTAGGGTTGAAGGCAAGGGGGTATATCCGGGAGGGGTATAAGGCAGATCTTGTGATTTTTAATCCGGAACAATATCGAGACTTGGCAACCTATGAAAATCCCAAACTCTTCAGCCAAGGGATGCAGCATGTTTTAGTGAATGGCATTTATGCAATCTTTGAGGGACATATGACTGGCAATTTGGCAGGCCGCCCTTTAAGGCGTTCAGGGTCCAATTAA
- a CDS encoding alpha/beta hydrolase family protein, producing the protein MIRSLKRILLTFLIGMHITPIAAAQEKPPHFTGDWRGELTVGSQKIPILFHISPGTGDTLKATMDSPRQGVTDLPVSDLSIQGARLKMTITVASAYFEGHLIEGMLSGHWVQAGQKFPLILERYTKDPAPAPQAGPLPLPYDETEVFFKNTTTSNRLAGTLSIPKISALKKAVVLITGSGPQDRDQSFMGHKTFKVLADHLARNGIIVLRVDDRGVGKSEGEFYKATSLDFASDTSAAVAFLKEKSDLPIQSIGLIGHSEGGLIAPLVANSNEDVSFVVMLAGPGLKGDEIAVEQVRRFLRYSGVSEKSADKGSRMTAALNHTVLTHDDRATLSDALKKSYQSTWASFNSDTQKTLTRLGGGSLSAGRLQQLMLPWTKYFLGYDPQETLNKLTIPVLALHGSKDTQMRSSENLKAIKLALSKNVHSMSVIKEIEGVNHLFQTADTGLMNEYASIKETMAPRVLELIVQWINQTP; encoded by the coding sequence ATGATACGGTCTTTGAAGAGAATACTCCTGACCTTCCTCATTGGTATGCACATAACCCCTATAGCTGCCGCACAAGAAAAGCCCCCTCACTTTACGGGCGATTGGAGAGGAGAGCTAACGGTTGGATCTCAAAAAATCCCTATTCTCTTTCATATCTCACCCGGTACAGGCGACACACTCAAAGCCACAATGGATAGCCCTCGGCAAGGTGTAACTGACCTCCCCGTATCTGACCTTTCTATCCAAGGTGCGAGACTAAAAATGACAATTACAGTGGCCAGCGCCTATTTTGAAGGGCACTTAATCGAAGGAATGCTCTCTGGTCACTGGGTGCAGGCTGGCCAAAAATTTCCCTTGATCCTCGAAAGATATACTAAGGATCCGGCGCCCGCACCTCAGGCAGGTCCTTTGCCGTTGCCCTATGATGAGACAGAAGTATTCTTTAAAAATACAACCACCTCCAATCGCCTTGCTGGCACTCTCTCAATCCCGAAGATATCGGCATTGAAAAAAGCAGTGGTCCTCATCACAGGCTCTGGCCCTCAAGACCGGGATCAATCTTTTATGGGCCATAAAACCTTCAAAGTTCTCGCAGACCATCTTGCAAGAAATGGGATTATCGTCCTCAGAGTTGACGACAGAGGCGTAGGGAAATCTGAAGGAGAATTCTACAAAGCGACGAGTCTTGATTTCGCCTCTGATACATCAGCGGCTGTAGCTTTCTTAAAGGAAAAATCGGATTTACCTATCCAGTCTATTGGCTTAATAGGGCACAGCGAAGGCGGTTTAATTGCCCCCCTTGTCGCTAATTCAAATGAGGATGTATCCTTTGTGGTCATGCTTGCAGGCCCTGGACTTAAGGGCGATGAAATTGCAGTTGAACAAGTTAGACGCTTCCTCCGCTATAGCGGTGTCTCTGAAAAGTCTGCGGACAAAGGTAGTCGTATGACTGCTGCGCTTAATCATACAGTACTCACCCATGACGACCGTGCTACCTTGTCTGACGCTCTCAAAAAGAGCTATCAATCAACATGGGCTTCTTTTAATTCAGACACTCAAAAGACCCTCACGAGGCTAGGGGGCGGCAGCCTTTCTGCGGGACGCCTGCAACAACTTATGTTGCCTTGGACAAAATATTTTCTTGGTTATGATCCTCAGGAAACCCTCAATAAATTAACCATTCCAGTTCTGGCTTTGCACGGCTCTAAAGATACACAAATGCGATCAAGTGAAAATTTAAAGGCGATCAAACTCGCCCTGTCAAAAAACGTTCATAGCATGAGTGTGATCAAAGAAATTGAAGGTGTTAATCACCTGTTTCAAACGGCAGATACTGGATTGATGAATGAATATGCCTCCATCAAAGAAACGATGGCGCCGCGCGTTCTAGAACTGATTGTACAATGGATCAACCAGACTCCCTAG